One window of Nostoc sp. C052 genomic DNA carries:
- the arsM gene encoding arsenosugar biosynthesis arsenite methyltransferase ArsM, with protein MTYLETAAQFYREVAQTPQVGLCCVQSTPLQLPGLKIPLPMQEMNYGCGTTVHSTELGNQPTVLYVGVGGGLEALQFAYFSRYTSAVIAIEPVAAMREAATHNLEIAAQQNPWFDPSFVEIREGDAFNLPVADASVDIVAQNCLFNIFEPEDLTLALKEAYRVLKPGGRLQMSDPIATRPIPEHLQQDERLRAMCLSGALTYQQYTERIIHAGFGQVEIRARRPYRLLDSQTYNLEENLLLESLDSVSFKVVIPEDGACIFTGKTAIYAGTEPFFDDSAGHLLQRGIPAAVCDKTAAKLAAIKPQEIVVTNSTWHYSGGGCC; from the coding sequence ATGACCTATCTAGAAACAGCAGCGCAGTTTTACCGCGAAGTTGCCCAAACCCCACAAGTTGGACTTTGTTGTGTGCAAAGTACGCCCCTGCAACTACCAGGATTGAAAATTCCTTTGCCAATGCAGGAAATGAATTATGGTTGTGGTACCACTGTTCACTCCACAGAATTAGGAAACCAGCCTACTGTACTCTATGTTGGCGTTGGTGGCGGCTTAGAAGCGTTGCAATTCGCTTATTTTTCACGCTATACAAGTGCTGTAATTGCCATTGAACCGGTTGCGGCGATGCGAGAAGCAGCCACACATAATCTAGAAATTGCAGCTCAACAAAACCCTTGGTTTGACCCCAGCTTTGTAGAAATCCGCGAAGGTGATGCTTTTAACTTACCTGTTGCTGATGCTAGCGTCGATATCGTGGCACAGAATTGCCTTTTCAACATCTTTGAACCAGAAGATTTAACTCTTGCTTTAAAAGAAGCATATCGGGTATTAAAACCAGGTGGACGGTTGCAGATGAGCGATCCAATTGCGACTCGTCCAATTCCAGAACATCTCCAACAAGATGAACGACTGAGAGCTATGTGTTTATCAGGCGCACTCACATATCAACAGTATACTGAACGGATTATACATGCGGGTTTTGGTCAAGTTGAAATTCGCGCTCGTCGTCCTTATCGTCTCCTAGATTCTCAAACTTATAATTTAGAAGAAAACCTACTTTTAGAAAGTCTAGATTCTGTCTCTTTTAAAGTTGTAATTCCAGAAGATGGTGCTTGCATTTTTACTGGCAAAACAGCAATTTATGCTGGTACTGAACCTTTCTTTGATGATTCAGCAGGTCATCTACTTCAGCGAGGTATTCCCGCCGCAGTGTGTGATAAAACCGCTGCTAAACTTGCCGCTATCAAGCCACAAGAAATTGTTGTTACTAATTCAACTTGGCACTATAGCGGTGGTGGTTGCTGTTAA
- a CDS encoding response regulator transcription factor → MTHILLVEDEVKLARFVELELNYEGYQVSIAYDGLTALTAARELHLDLVILDWMLPGLSGLEIYRPLRNIIDKVPIILLTVKDEVSDRIAGLDAGADDYLVKPFSVDELLARVGAHLRRSYQADATDVLEFEDLSLNRRTREVYRNQRLIELTAKEFDLLEYLLANPRQVITCDRILEEVWGYDFIGDANIIEAYIRYLRLKLEANNEKCLIQTVSGVGYTLCD, encoded by the coding sequence ATGACGCACATCTTACTGGTTGAAGATGAGGTCAAACTGGCACGATTTGTCGAATTGGAATTGAATTATGAAGGCTATCAAGTCAGTATTGCCTACGATGGATTGACTGCACTCACCGCAGCGCGTGAGTTACATCTGGATTTAGTAATTTTAGATTGGATGTTGCCTGGTTTGTCGGGGTTGGAAATTTATCGCCCCTTGCGAAATATTATTGATAAAGTGCCAATAATTTTATTAACGGTCAAAGATGAAGTAAGCGATCGCATTGCAGGCTTAGATGCTGGTGCTGATGATTACCTCGTTAAACCCTTCAGCGTTGATGAATTATTAGCTAGAGTGGGCGCTCACCTCCGAAGAAGCTACCAAGCAGACGCCACAGATGTTTTAGAATTTGAAGACCTGAGTTTAAATCGTCGCACGCGAGAGGTGTACCGAAATCAGCGGTTAATTGAGTTGACTGCTAAGGAATTTGATTTACTAGAATATTTATTAGCCAATCCGCGACAGGTAATTACCTGCGATCGCATTTTAGAGGAAGTCTGGGGTTATGACTTCATCGGCGATGCCAATATTATAGAAGCTTATATTCGCTACCTACGCCTGAAACTTGAAGCCAACAACGAAAAATGCCTCATTCAAACTGTGAGTGGTGTTGGGTATACATTGTGTGATTGA
- a CDS encoding Mo-dependent nitrogenase C-terminal domain-containing protein, translating into MTNFIQIRLHNDLLRPVREWLETIEIHHSQVAHFLCKAIPAQCPFERDITLFGRKLLHIPPMCKLNPLYEEVVGLRFKALCYLADECGEDVTAYC; encoded by the coding sequence ATGACAAACTTTATTCAAATCCGGTTACACAATGATCTATTGCGCCCAGTCCGCGAGTGGTTGGAAACTATAGAAATTCATCACTCCCAAGTAGCTCATTTTCTGTGCAAAGCTATTCCTGCCCAGTGTCCTTTTGAGCGAGATATCACGCTGTTTGGTCGGAAGCTATTGCATATTCCACCGATGTGTAAATTAAATCCTCTGTACGAGGAAGTGGTTGGTTTGCGTTTTAAAGCGCTCTGTTATCTTGCCGATGAATGCGGTGAAGATGTCACAGCCTATTGCTAA
- a CDS encoding class I SAM-dependent methyltransferase: MTNDFFSNKKLLFDRWAPSYDWLFPSVFYRAVHKRLLEYIELPEPANVLDIGCGTGRLLERLATQFPDLQATGLDLSANMLRVARQSNRHRPRLIYIEGKAESLPFADSQFDAVFSTISFLHYLEPKQVLSEIARVLSPGGRFYLVDITSKKETEPQLLPVSPRGIRLYSPNQRQLLGSSAGLLCLNHHYLLGPVLLTIFAKPPI; the protein is encoded by the coding sequence ATGACTAATGACTTTTTCAGTAATAAAAAGCTACTTTTTGACCGATGGGCACCAAGTTACGACTGGCTCTTTCCATCAGTGTTTTATCGAGCCGTTCACAAACGCTTACTAGAGTACATCGAATTACCAGAGCCAGCAAATGTACTTGATATCGGCTGTGGTACTGGCCGCTTACTTGAGCGCCTTGCTACTCAGTTTCCCGACTTGCAAGCCACCGGATTGGATTTGTCTGCTAATATGTTGCGGGTAGCAAGACAGAGTAACCGCCACCGTCCACGTTTAATTTATATTGAGGGGAAAGCTGAGTCTCTTCCCTTTGCTGATAGTCAGTTTGATGCTGTTTTTAGTACTATCAGCTTCTTGCACTATTTGGAACCAAAACAGGTGCTTAGTGAGATAGCACGGGTACTTTCTCCTGGTGGACGCTTTTATTTAGTTGACATTACTTCTAAAAAAGAGACAGAACCTCAATTATTGCCAGTCTCTCCCCGTGGAATTAGACTCTACAGCCCTAATCAACGTCAACTTCTTGGCTCCTCCGCTGGGCTATTGTGTTTGAATCACCATTATTTACTAGGGCCTGTCTTGCTAACAATTTTTGCGAAACCTCCGATTTGA
- a CDS encoding GNAT family N-acetyltransferase → MNQSNLSLPSGCVLRKATSADQWSIRLLVFSARLDPTQLNWQQFWIIECNENLIACGQLRNFSGAQELGSLVVASTWRGRGLGTLLTQHLINTATRPLYLECLGQRLVQFYSRFDFVPISFEDLPQFPKTRGLSTLKGKFRFSQLAKKLLRVPVVFMKYQGQANS, encoded by the coding sequence ATGAACCAGAGCAATCTGTCGTTACCATCTGGATGTGTCCTTCGTAAGGCAACCTCTGCCGATCAGTGGTCAATTCGATTGCTGGTATTCTCAGCAAGACTCGACCCAACTCAATTAAATTGGCAACAATTTTGGATAATTGAATGCAATGAAAATCTTATAGCTTGTGGACAGCTACGTAACTTTTCAGGGGCGCAAGAACTTGGTAGTTTAGTTGTCGCATCAACTTGGAGAGGTCGCGGTTTAGGTACTTTATTAACGCAGCATTTGATTAATACAGCAACGCGACCACTTTATCTAGAATGTTTAGGTCAACGACTAGTGCAGTTTTATAGTCGCTTTGACTTTGTGCCAATATCTTTTGAAGACTTGCCACAATTTCCCAAGACAAGAGGATTATCTACGCTCAAGGGAAAATTTAGATTCTCACAACTAGCTAAAAAGCTGCTCAGAGTTCCTGTGGTATTTATGAAGTATCAAGGTCAGGCTAATTCGTAA
- a CDS encoding PAS domain S-box protein, which yields MNKLLEKLVPGGFSLALLLLCGVGTASYLSIQRLTEEKRWVFHTHQVIEAIDHTHISLSNAEGARSSYILTKNTVYREIYQGEKQKVYEVLKVIRQLSSDNLSQQRRLDTLESLIAQKFSLLEQSIDLVGQVSLDQSTQIAIADRSIEIREQLDAMHNEEKTLLQRRIATTDDLFRQVLIVLGLGYVLSFLLLIVVYLLLQKQIRLNQALSQEAIRLEQQAAKAKLADILETITDAFVALDRNSCCTYINQRAGQIFNYHPADLIGKNIWEVFPKAVEYQFYHVYFQALAEQQVIQMQEFYPPFERWFEYCIYPSPEGVSVFFQDITRQKFAEIALEENERRYRSLVVATSQAVWIADTKGMPKDFSSWIALTGQSDAQVEGWGWLNAIHPEDRELSELLWTQALKTKNLYFSEHRLRVADGSYRFFAARAVPVLDANDEIQEWVGTHTDITEQQIALRDRNLAQLALQKANEELEIKVQVRTAELQKLNEELKRSNQELEQFAYVASHDLQEPLRAVTGYTQLLENEYQDRLDESAQEYFGYIIDGAKRMQQLIQDLLVYSRVGTRGQEFVLVDCNTALNLALNNLHVAIAQSKAIITHEPLPKLYADKTQMVQLFQNLIGNAIKFCRQEPPQIHIGAILRKAGEAREAREAGEAEEKPNSSLPTPHSSLSTQHSALSTQHSEWLIWVQDNGIGIKPQYLERIFEVFRRLHTRREFPGTGIGLAICKKIVERHGGRIWAESEPGIGTVFYLTLNAN from the coding sequence ATGAACAAACTGTTAGAAAAATTGGTTCCAGGCGGTTTTAGCTTGGCATTACTGCTATTGTGTGGTGTCGGAACAGCTTCTTACTTAAGTATCCAAAGATTGACGGAAGAAAAGCGATGGGTATTTCATACTCATCAAGTGATAGAAGCCATAGATCATACGCATATCAGTCTCAGTAATGCTGAAGGCGCACGAAGTAGTTATATTCTCACGAAAAACACAGTTTACCGAGAAATTTATCAAGGCGAGAAGCAGAAGGTCTATGAGGTGCTTAAAGTCATCCGACAGCTAAGTAGTGATAATCTTAGCCAACAAAGGCGGCTTGATACACTGGAATCTCTGATTGCACAGAAATTTTCCTTGCTTGAGCAATCCATTGATTTGGTTGGGCAAGTAAGTTTAGATCAGTCAACTCAAATAGCGATCGCAGATCGGAGTATAGAGATTCGCGAACAACTTGACGCAATGCACAATGAAGAAAAAACTTTATTGCAACGGCGGATAGCCACTACAGATGATCTTTTTCGCCAAGTATTAATTGTATTAGGTCTAGGGTATGTTTTAAGTTTCCTTTTGCTAATTGTGGTTTATTTACTACTGCAAAAGCAAATTCGTCTTAACCAGGCTTTATCCCAAGAAGCCATTCGTCTGGAACAACAAGCTGCAAAAGCAAAACTGGCAGATATTTTAGAGACTATTACAGATGCCTTTGTTGCTCTTGATCGCAACTCATGCTGCACCTACATCAATCAGAGGGCAGGACAAATATTCAACTATCACCCCGCAGACTTAATTGGTAAAAACATTTGGGAAGTATTCCCCAAAGCTGTGGAATATCAGTTTTATCATGTCTATTTCCAGGCTTTGGCAGAACAGCAAGTCATTCAGATGCAGGAATTTTATCCACCGTTTGAGCGCTGGTTTGAATATTGCATTTACCCATCACCGGAAGGAGTATCAGTATTCTTTCAAGATATAACTCGCCAAAAATTTGCAGAAATTGCCCTAGAAGAGAATGAAAGACGCTATCGTTCACTGGTAGTTGCGACTTCTCAAGCTGTCTGGATAGCTGATACGAAAGGGATGCCAAAAGACTTTTCGTCTTGGATAGCCTTGACTGGGCAAAGTGATGCTCAAGTCGAGGGGTGGGGATGGTTGAATGCAATTCATCCTGAAGATCGGGAGTTGTCAGAGTTGTTATGGACTCAGGCACTAAAAACCAAAAATCTTTATTTTAGTGAGCATCGCCTAAGGGTTGCAGATGGTAGCTATCGATTTTTTGCCGCGCGCGCAGTTCCCGTACTGGATGCCAATGACGAGATTCAAGAGTGGGTAGGTACTCACACCGATATTACAGAACAACAAATTGCCCTGCGCGATCGCAACCTTGCACAACTTGCACTACAAAAGGCTAATGAGGAATTAGAAATCAAAGTACAGGTACGGACGGCGGAATTACAAAAGCTAAATGAGGAACTAAAACGCTCTAACCAAGAGTTAGAACAATTTGCTTATGTGGCTTCCCACGATTTACAAGAACCATTACGAGCCGTGACAGGCTATACCCAATTATTAGAAAATGAATATCAAGACCGTCTAGATGAATCTGCCCAAGAATATTTTGGTTATATTATCGACGGCGCAAAGCGGATGCAGCAGTTGATTCAAGACCTGCTAGTTTATTCTCGCGTGGGGACTCGCGGTCAAGAATTTGTCCTTGTTGACTGTAATACTGCACTCAATCTAGCTCTTAATAATTTACATGTGGCGATCGCTCAAAGCAAAGCCATCATCACCCATGAACCTTTGCCAAAGTTGTACGCAGACAAAACCCAAATGGTGCAGTTATTCCAAAATCTGATCGGCAATGCTATCAAGTTTTGCCGACAGGAGCCACCTCAGATTCATATTGGCGCCATCCTTAGAAAAGCAGGGGAGGCAAGGGAGGCAAGGGAAGCAGGGGAGGCAGAAGAAAAACCTAACTCCTCACTTCCTACTCCTCACTCCTCACTCAGCACTCAGCACTCAGCACTTAGCACTCAGCACTCAGAATGGCTCATCTGGGTACAAGATAATGGCATAGGTATTAAACCACAGTATCTTGAGCGGATTTTTGAGGTTTTCCGCCGTCTTCATACTCGTCGAGAATTTCCTGGTACAGGCATTGGTCTAGCTATCTGCAAAAAAATTGTCGAGCGGCATGGTGGTCGCATCTGGGCTGAGTCGGAACCAGGCATAGGAACAGTATTCTATCTTACTCTCAACGCAAATTAA
- a CDS encoding response regulator, giving the protein MIHRQALRPIEVLLVEDSPSDANLTIKGFSNAQIANNLHWVEDGESAMNYLREQEEFTNVPRPDLILLDLNLPGMDGREVLTEIKSDPNLKSIPVVIITTSTDEQDILQSYNLSANCYVTKPIDIYQFIQVVQLIKDFWLIAARLPQK; this is encoded by the coding sequence ATGATTCATCGTCAAGCATTGCGACCTATTGAAGTTTTACTAGTTGAAGACTCTCCTAGTGATGCAAACCTAACCATCAAAGGCTTTTCAAATGCTCAAATCGCCAACAACTTGCACTGGGTTGAAGATGGTGAAAGTGCTATGAATTACTTACGGGAGCAAGAAGAGTTTACTAATGTTCCCCGTCCAGATTTAATCTTACTCGATCTAAATCTTCCAGGAATGGATGGGCGTGAAGTGTTAACAGAAATCAAATCAGACCCAAATCTTAAGTCCATCCCTGTTGTCATCATCACTACCTCAACTGATGAGCAGGATATCTTACAATCCTATAACCTCAGTGCTAATTGCTATGTTACAAAACCCATTGATATCTACCAGTTCATTCAAGTTGTGCAGCTGATTAAAGATTTCTGGCTGATAGCAGCAAGATTACCACAAAAGTAA